The Ziziphus jujuba cultivar Dongzao chromosome 12, ASM3175591v1 sequence caCAATGATTACATCATTTAGATTAATGGACTTCATAGTAGTATGAAACTTTTCTCATATATTATAACTTCTGTAACATGTAATGGGGGTCTTTATACTTTTTCATGGTGCATGTAGAGTATCATTAATTGCATGTGAACTAGCAAGCAGATACATTGTTTGCTTTATGATTCTGgtaaaacagaaaacaatagCTTATTGTTTTTCCTAGAAGATTTGAGAGCAACGGCCAGAGAGCACAAGTTTTTGTGTCACTTTTGTTTGTGATAGGAATGTACCAGATAAcaatagaattgaaaacaaTAAAGAGATGCATATGGTTTAAGTGGGACAAATAGACCATATAATGGTACTGCAAAAAAAGCCTGGAGGACTGCTTTTATTGACAGTAGATTGACGTGGAATGAGTTTAGTGGTACAGTGTTTGAATTCTtttattagttgatattttCTGAGTTTCTGTTTACTAAAATGTATGTTGCAGCTATGGTGGAAACAATTTCTGCAACGGTTTTAATTGTTATATTCCTGCTGCAAAAGTTTGGCACATCTCGAGTAAGTTTCCTCTTTTCCCCCATTATGGGAGCTTGGACATTGTTTACTCCACTTGTAGGAATTTATAGTATTATACATTACTATCCGAGTATATTCAAGGCCATATCACCACACTACATCTTCCATTTCTTTTCAAGAAATGGAAAAGAAGGCTGGCTATTGCTTGGTGGCACTGTCCTTTGCATCACAGGTATCACAATATTGTATCATTTACTTGTTTACTTTGGCTTGATCTCTTTAATTCTGTGAATGCCAATCTGTAGGGGCATGCTAACTATAAGAACCTTTCATTATTGATTTGTCAGTGTTAGAATCATGCAAATCTTGTTTTGAGGTAGATGTATCTTATTCCTAACTGTTTGAGCTTTTAAGAAAATGGTTTTTTAACATGGTATTAGAGTACATGTTTTCAGTTTGGTCTTTTGCGTTGGAAGCTTGGTGAACCCATTTCTGTTAAAAAATTACCGTGCAATCAACACATATAGGGGAGTGTTTACCATTTGTTCTATTTGCCTTTTGTAGGGGAGCTTTCAGTTTTGgtctttcctttatttttaatgcCCCAGGTTTCCTTGAGCCATAGCCACTCAGTATTCATCCAATAGATGAGAGACAAAGAAGAAATTTGTCATGTTGAAATTCCTTGCACATAGACATAGATGGACATACACGAACAAATGTCTGGAAAACCATTTTGTGTACCATTAATCAGTTTTTCGTGTTCTGTTCAGGTTCTGAAGCATTGTTTGCAGATCTGGGTCATTTCAACAGGAAATCCATTCAGGTTTACTTGTAATTTCATCTGTTTGTCTGATAAAGTGGATTTTGCTTAAATAACTTTCTAATGCATTTTCCCTAACAGATAGCCTTCTTATTTACAATCTACCCATCTCTTGTTCTGACGTATGCGGGGCAGACAGCTTATCTAATCAGGAATCCAAATGATCATGATGATGGGTTCTACAAGTTTATACCGACTGCAATCTACTGGCCTATCTTTGTTGTTTCAACATTGGCTGCAATTGTCGCAAGTCAGTCACTGATATCAGCAACCTTCTCTGTAATCAAGCAATCTGTTGTACTTGATTACTTCCCTCGAGTGAAGGTTGTGCACACCTCGCCTAGCAAAGAAGGCGAGGTTTACTCCCCTGAAGTCAACTATATCCTCATGGTTCTCTGTGTTGCTGTCATACTTATATTTGGAGATGGAAAGGACATTGGAAATGCTTTTGGTATGTTAAACTAGTAGTCCCTGCTTATTGCTTTACATTGCGTTCAGTAGTCAATGGAACACTCAAACTGGTAACATAAAAAAGTTCTCTAAGACGCTCAATAACTTCTGCTACAATagtttctttgatttttctttttttgtatattttcttctttgccATTACCATTTTGAGATGGAAGGTATTGAtgacatgaattttttttttgatgacaTGAAGTTTTAAGTATTGCTTAATTATGTCTTTCTGTTTTGAACTCCATTTTTTGCATTTCATTCTTCTTGATTAAATGTTAGTGAATATCATGTAGGAATTCTTTTAAGATTCCTAATTATCATGATGACCTTCTTTCAGGTGTTGTTGTCAGTCTAGTCATGCTCATCACCACTATTTTACTAACGCTGGTCATGATCACGATATGGAGAACACCATTTTTGCTGGTTGCTCTCTACTTCTGTGTATTTTTTGGAATGGAAGGTGTTTATGTGAGTGCAGTGTTCACGAAAATTCCTGAAGGTGGATGGATTCCTTTTGCCATATCTTTTATCCTGGCCTTCATTATGTTCGGTTGGTTCTATGGGAGACAAAGGAAAATAGAATATGAATTAACTCATAAAATAACCTTAGACAGGCTTAGGCCGCTACTATCGAGTCCAAGTGTCCAAAGAGTTCCTGGATTGTGCTTTTTCTATACCAAAATCCAAGATGGTCTCACTCCCGTTCTAGGACACTacataaaaaacacaaaatctCTTCACAAGGTTACTGTTTTCACTACTCTCAGATATTTGTTGATTCCCAAGGTTGCTCCACATGAAAGGATTGTCATAAAAAAACTAGGCCTCAAAGGGCTTTATGGGTGTGTGATACAGTACGGCTATGCGGATCGTTTGAATCTTGAAGGAAATGATTTTGTTAGTCAAGTTACAAATAGCTTGCTGGAACACATACAAAACAGCTTGGACTCTTTTCCTTCCGATCCTATAGAGACCCAAGAACATATTTCAGATCTGGAAGAAGCAAAGGATGCTGGTGTGGTTCATGTTCGAGGAAAGACAAGGTTCTATGTTGGCAAGAGTTGTGGCTGGTTTGACAGAACCATGCTTGCATTTTACGAAGTTTTGCATAGTAATTGTAGGTCTGCTCTACCTGCTTTGCAGGTGCCACTGTCTCAGCGAATGGAGGTGGGAATGCTTTATGAAGCTTGAAAGGATGATGTTTTTTTAGTTCGAGTTCCAGGTAATTGACTCTAGTctgactttgtgaaatgacttgagaggtgtagtataagtgggagccagAAACGGCAAAAGTGAAATGCCACTACTCTTAATGTTATTTTACCTATTCCATGAAACGGAAATACAGTTGAATAGTTAGAAGGATACATACTGAAGTCTGATATACAGAAGTTTCAACCAAAAATATGTACTGTTAGTCATTTTTCTTAATGCAACTTATGGGGATTTTATATGGATTAGAGTAAGCAAATACATCCAAGTTTCAAAATAATGTTTGTAGATTTGGATATCAGTCTTTTTTTTTCGTCTCCCCTcccctttttcttctcttccaaAACTGCAGAGAGAATATGCATTCGTGAACACTGGCTCTACTAGCATCGTCTCTGATTTTAGGAGTTGGTTGACCAGATTTGCTTGATTTAGCTGGTGATAGATTTACACTCTTTATATAGAAGAAAGACCTGGTACTGTACTGTTAACATAGAATGAAACAGTGAATTTAGTTTTAGTAAAGAACATTGCTTCTTTTGcaaaatgtttatatattatttcgtGGGAGCTAAAGTTATTGACTCTGTTACCTTTCTTCTTCATAAATATATACCatgtagttattttattttttatttttgatcatTGGGTTAGACTTCTCAAGAAAACAGTTTCTCATCGTTTTCTGGTTATTGTAGATAATTTTCTATCctttttgattgatttatgTGCGTGTCACTTGAAtttcgaaaaaagaaaaaaaaaaagttgaaacataatgattatatatatttaccatctCCATTATGATTGCAACAAATAATTAGACCCAATAGTAATGTACGGCA is a genomic window containing:
- the LOC107428055 gene encoding probable potassium transporter 17: MNRQVDSSDSAVALSEVVVVDNYQPYGRLQHRYAAYESTSYSENNEGKDRWGTLKLAYKTLGVVFGGLVTSPLYVYPSMPLKSPTEEDYLGIYSIMFWTLSLIGVVKYACIALKADDQGEGGTFALYSLLCRNLNIGILSPKHANSNSSVTPSQLNGGTEKQSSLGKFFERSIVARRVLLFIAILGMCMIIGDGILTPAISVLSAIDGVRAPFPSINKTMVETISATVLIVIFLLQKFGTSRVSFLFSPIMGAWTLFTPLVGIYSIIHYYPSIFKAISPHYIFHFFSRNGKEGWLLLGGTVLCITGSEALFADLGHFNRKSIQIAFLFTIYPSLVLTYAGQTAYLIRNPNDHDDGFYKFIPTAIYWPIFVVSTLAAIVASQSLISATFSVIKQSVVLDYFPRVKVVHTSPSKEGEVYSPEVNYILMVLCVAVILIFGDGKDIGNAFGVVVSLVMLITTILLTLVMITIWRTPFLLVALYFCVFFGMEGVYVSAVFTKIPEGGWIPFAISFILAFIMFGWFYGRQRKIEYELTHKITLDRLRPLLSSPSVQRVPGLCFFYTKIQDGLTPVLGHYIKNTKSLHKVTVFTTLRYLLIPKVAPHERIVIKKLGLKGLYGCVIQYGYADRLNLEGNDFVSQVTNSLLEHIQNSLDSFPSDPIETQEHISDLEEAKDAGVVHVRGKTRFYVGKSCGWFDRTMLAFYEVLHSNCRSALPALQVPLSQRMEVGMLYEA